In Nodosilinea sp. FACHB-141, a single window of DNA contains:
- a CDS encoding YDG/SRA domain-containing protein — MSERIFGHIPGYPVGSWFESRAALSEAGLHRPQVAGISGTEGEGADSIVLSGGYEDDADWGNEIVYTGHGGRDRGTGKQITHQKLSRGNLALAKSRLAGLPVRVIRGSTHKSNYSPPHGYRYDGLYRVEDHWQERGRAGYYIWRYRLIKSAEAGIEDSQAATESKGSYSVPQRQETTVLRIVRDTKLTRKIKEAYNYHCQICKIRLEGSAGPYAEAAHIRPLGMPHNGSDSLDNLLCLCPNHHVLFDYGAFAIADDLSLIGIEGSLTLVDGHCLGQANLRYRREHYFLGS, encoded by the coding sequence ATGTCCGAAAGAATCTTTGGCCATATTCCAGGCTATCCAGTTGGTAGTTGGTTTGAGTCTAGAGCCGCATTATCAGAAGCGGGATTGCATCGCCCTCAGGTGGCAGGAATTAGCGGTACAGAAGGCGAAGGAGCCGATTCAATTGTCTTATCTGGAGGATATGAGGATGATGCAGATTGGGGTAACGAAATTGTATACACAGGACATGGAGGAAGAGATCGGGGCACCGGCAAACAAATTACACATCAGAAGCTAAGCCGTGGCAACCTAGCCTTAGCCAAAAGTCGGCTTGCAGGATTACCAGTTCGAGTCATTCGCGGCTCAACGCATAAATCCAATTACTCGCCTCCTCATGGCTATCGCTATGACGGGCTCTACCGGGTGGAAGACCACTGGCAAGAAAGAGGTCGAGCTGGCTATTATATATGGCGCTATCGACTAATCAAAAGCGCCGAAGCTGGGATTGAAGACTCTCAAGCAGCCACTGAAAGTAAAGGCTCTTACTCAGTGCCTCAGAGGCAAGAGACTACAGTTTTGAGAATTGTGCGTGATACTAAGCTGACAAGAAAAATCAAAGAAGCTTACAACTATCACTGCCAGATTTGTAAAATTCGCCTAGAAGGGTCTGCTGGTCCTTATGCAGAAGCCGCTCACATTAGACCATTAGGCATGCCTCATAATGGTTCAGACTCCTTAGACAATTTGCTTTGTCTTTGCCCAAATCATCATGTTTTATTCGACTATGGTGCGTTTGCTATAGCTGATGATCTATCTTTAATAGGAATAGAAGGTAGCTTAACCCTCGTGGATGGTCATTGCCTCGGTCAGGCTAATCTGCGTTATCGCAGAGAGCATTATTTCTTAGGAAGCTAG
- a CDS encoding GNAT family N-acetyltransferase, whose protein sequence is MEGRTKQPAMPLMQSRNLWFEPLTAAHADELFSILVTPSVLAFIDSPASLPSRADLREEYANRARGPVDLANERWFNVAVRLKTLSAPAIGRLEATGYGEWGEVAYMFGEAWWGKGLAFEAMLWWHDYLATAAPQTVWWATVHPANDRSIRLLHRLGYEEMEFSQSPNLRSYDVGDRCFVRSAP, encoded by the coding sequence ATGGAGGGGCGCACCAAGCAACCAGCTATGCCCCTGATGCAAAGCAGGAACCTATGGTTTGAGCCACTGACTGCGGCCCATGCCGACGAGCTCTTCTCGATTTTAGTCACTCCCTCGGTTCTGGCTTTTATCGATTCGCCTGCAAGTCTGCCAAGTCGCGCAGACCTCAGAGAAGAATACGCCAACCGAGCGAGGGGACCCGTGGATTTAGCTAATGAGCGATGGTTCAATGTAGCTGTACGGCTGAAAACCCTTTCAGCTCCAGCGATTGGACGCCTTGAGGCAACTGGGTACGGCGAGTGGGGAGAGGTAGCCTATATGTTTGGCGAAGCTTGGTGGGGAAAAGGATTAGCCTTTGAAGCCATGCTCTGGTGGCATGATTACTTGGCAACTGCCGCCCCCCAAACTGTATGGTGGGCGACGGTGCACCCAGCTAACGACAGGAGTATACGACTGCTGCACAGGCTGGGGTACGAGGAAATGGAATTTAGCCAGTCCCCCAACCTGCGCTCCTACGATGTCGGCGATCGCTGCTTTGTCCGGTCTGCTCCCTAG
- a CDS encoding YebC/PmpR family DNA-binding transcriptional regulator, translating into MAGHSKWANIKRQKARVDAVKGKVFAKMSREIIVAARQGGDPAGNFQLRTAIDKAKAAGVPNDNIDRAIAKGSGNLSADNSFEAIRYEGYGPGGVAILIEALTDNRNRTAADLRAAFSKSNGNLGETGCVGWMFDQKGVVTIVHPGDEETLLEAAMEAGAETYELTTVLGRRDEEIPAAELFCAPADLETFDTSLKAQGLTVQQAELRWLPSNTLVVDDPDQARLLVKLMDALEDLDDVQSVTANFDMAEELMDAIAA; encoded by the coding sequence ATGGCAGGTCATAGCAAGTGGGCCAACATCAAGCGCCAAAAGGCGCGGGTCGATGCCGTCAAGGGCAAAGTCTTCGCTAAGATGTCGCGGGAAATCATTGTGGCGGCACGCCAGGGGGGTGACCCGGCGGGCAACTTTCAGCTGCGCACGGCGATCGATAAGGCGAAGGCAGCAGGGGTGCCCAACGACAACATCGATCGCGCGATCGCCAAAGGTTCCGGCAACCTCAGTGCCGACAATAGCTTCGAGGCCATCCGCTACGAGGGCTACGGCCCCGGCGGCGTCGCCATCCTAATCGAAGCCCTCACCGACAACCGCAACCGCACCGCCGCTGACCTGCGCGCTGCCTTCAGCAAGAGCAACGGCAACCTGGGCGAAACCGGCTGCGTCGGCTGGATGTTTGATCAGAAAGGCGTCGTCACTATCGTCCACCCCGGCGACGAAGAAACCCTGCTCGAAGCCGCCATGGAGGCCGGGGCCGAAACCTACGAACTCACCACGGTGCTAGGTCGTCGCGACGAAGAAATTCCCGCCGCCGAGCTATTCTGCGCCCCTGCCGATCTGGAGACCTTCGACACCAGCCTCAAAGCCCAGGGGTTGACTGTCCAACAGGCAGAGCTCCGCTGGCTACCCAGCAATACTCTGGTTGTCGATGACCCCGACCAGGCCCGCCTACTGGTCAAACTGATGGATGCCCTCGAAGACCTCGACGATGTGCAATCCGTCACCGCCAACTTTGATATGGCCGAGGAGTTGATGGATGCGATCGCAGCCTAG
- a CDS encoding YggT family protein: MSQRPNGHSEFERDRELIHNQEVYRLRQEHDRLKAAQRRARLAWVRNSIVLLVGALEVLLALRLFLRLSSANPNNPFAQTIYTLSEPFMRPFSTLFISPTSADATQIFDLNNLIAMAIYALLGGLAIALVNYLQGPGFQNR; the protein is encoded by the coding sequence ATGAGCCAAAGACCCAACGGACACAGTGAGTTTGAACGCGACCGAGAACTCATTCACAACCAGGAGGTCTATCGTCTCAGGCAGGAGCACGATCGGTTGAAGGCAGCCCAACGACGGGCTCGGTTGGCCTGGGTGCGCAACTCTATTGTGCTGCTGGTCGGGGCGTTAGAGGTGCTGCTGGCGCTGCGGTTGTTTTTGCGGCTGTCTAGCGCTAACCCCAACAACCCCTTTGCCCAAACCATTTATACCTTGTCAGAACCGTTCATGCGGCCGTTCTCGACTCTCTTTATCAGCCCCACCAGCGCTGACGCCACTCAGATTTTTGATCTCAACAACTTAATTGCCATGGCCATCTATGCCCTGCTGGGGGGCCTGGCGATCGCCCTAGTCAACTACCTCCAAGGCCCAGGCTTCCAAAATCGTTAG
- a CDS encoding lecithin retinol acyltransferase family protein, producing the protein MAKGDQIYVMRDLAGVPGLYQHHGIDCGDGTVIHYSKARDIAEIARTSYDAFSWNNPVYTVRKSLIYDPDVVVERAISRLGERQYDLLLNNCEHFANWCTTGRSESRQLANFGLRTDQLNLPELRRLAEGDRYTTTPAEACANFQKALGDIATAYNTTLADQQTAYKAADEWHHVAEKALAIGREDLARAALHRRVAANKRIETLTTQLSELVELELNLRHNRAFAERRLALE; encoded by the coding sequence ATGGCCAAGGGTGATCAAATTTACGTCATGCGCGACCTGGCAGGGGTGCCGGGGCTATACCAGCACCACGGCATTGACTGCGGCGATGGCACCGTCATCCACTACAGCAAAGCCCGAGACATTGCTGAGATCGCCCGCACCAGCTACGACGCCTTTTCCTGGAACAACCCGGTTTACACCGTTCGCAAATCGCTGATCTATGACCCTGACGTTGTCGTCGAGCGGGCTATCAGCCGCTTGGGTGAGCGTCAGTACGACTTGCTGCTCAACAACTGCGAACACTTTGCTAACTGGTGCACCACAGGCCGCAGCGAAAGCCGCCAGCTAGCCAACTTTGGCCTGCGCACCGACCAGCTCAACCTACCCGAACTGCGGCGACTGGCCGAGGGCGATCGCTACACCACCACCCCCGCCGAAGCCTGTGCTAACTTTCAAAAAGCCCTGGGCGACATTGCCACCGCCTACAACACTACCCTAGCCGACCAGCAGACCGCCTATAAAGCAGCCGACGAATGGCACCACGTTGCCGAGAAGGCCCTAGCCATTGGTCGAGAAGATCTCGCTAGAGCGGCTCTCCACCGCAGGGTCGCAGCCAATAAGCGCATTGAAACCCTCACTACTCAGCTCAGTGAACTAGTGGAACTGGAGCTGAATCTCCGCCACAATCGAGCATTTGCGGAGCGGCGGCTGGCGCTGGAGTAA
- a CDS encoding glycosyltransferase family 4 protein, translating into MRILMISTTFPYPPTLGGTQIRTFYLLKHLAQRHEVTLVTQRSDEVTDEEVDALSTHVDKLMCFPRPTAADLQSGVGGKISRFAHFLATGTPPSTTYLHTPAMQQWIDNWVEGGHCDAITCEHSVNEVFVRPSYRQRVKKVVVDIHSSLYGTLVNQLETGTVEKPLRDRLNLPLLRRYERQYAQKFTNLVITTEEDRQFFAPIAGATPLHVVPNGVDLVQFPYRRTDPGGRSMVFVGAMDYIANVDTAKYLAQAILPPLRQRYPDATLYLVGNKPTLEVRALGNLPGVVVTGRVPSVAEYLHRATVCVVPMRMGFGIKNKTLEAMAAGVPVVASNRGLEGLAVDQPQRALRANTVDEYVEAIGQLFDQPELRATLSARGRELIEDTFTWERAGQAYEAVLNPQT; encoded by the coding sequence ATGCGAATTTTGATGATCTCCACGACGTTTCCCTACCCGCCGACGCTAGGGGGCACTCAGATTCGCACCTTTTACCTGCTCAAGCACCTGGCCCAGCGCCATGAGGTCACGCTAGTAACGCAGCGATCCGACGAAGTAACGGATGAAGAGGTCGATGCCCTGTCTACCCATGTGGATAAACTAATGTGCTTTCCTCGCCCTACCGCCGCAGACCTTCAGTCAGGGGTAGGAGGAAAAATTAGCCGCTTTGCCCACTTTCTCGCTACGGGCACACCACCCAGCACTACCTACCTGCACACCCCTGCCATGCAGCAGTGGATTGACAACTGGGTAGAGGGCGGCCATTGCGACGCCATTACCTGTGAGCACAGCGTCAACGAAGTCTTCGTGCGCCCCAGCTATCGTCAGCGAGTCAAGAAAGTAGTGGTCGATATCCACAGCTCGCTTTACGGAACTCTGGTCAATCAGCTAGAGACTGGAACGGTGGAGAAGCCGCTGCGCGATCGCCTCAACCTGCCCTTGCTCCGCCGTTACGAACGCCAGTACGCCCAAAAATTCACCAATCTGGTGATCACTACTGAGGAAGACCGACAGTTCTTTGCCCCCATTGCCGGGGCTACTCCCCTGCATGTTGTTCCTAACGGTGTGGATCTGGTGCAGTTTCCCTATCGCCGCACTGACCCCGGCGGCCGCAGTATGGTTTTTGTCGGCGCGATGGACTACATCGCCAACGTAGACACCGCCAAGTACCTGGCCCAAGCCATTTTGCCGCCTCTGCGCCAGCGCTACCCCGACGCCACCCTCTACCTGGTAGGCAACAAGCCCACGTTAGAAGTGCGGGCGTTAGGCAATCTGCCGGGAGTCGTCGTTACCGGACGGGTGCCATCGGTGGCGGAATATCTGCACCGGGCAACGGTGTGTGTGGTGCCCATGCGCATGGGCTTTGGCATTAAGAATAAAACCCTAGAGGCGATGGCGGCGGGGGTGCCGGTAGTCGCGAGCAATCGCGGTCTCGAAGGTCTCGCCGTAGACCAACCCCAGCGGGCGCTGCGAGCCAACACGGTGGATGAGTATGTGGAGGCGATCGGTCAACTCTTCGACCAGCCCGAACTGCGTGCCACCCTATCGGCGCGCGGCCGCGAGCTGATAGAAGACACCTTCACCTGGGAGCGAGCCGGACAAGCCTACGAAGCGGTGTTAAATCCCCAAACTTGA
- a CDS encoding phosphodiester glycosidase family protein, translating into MTVGLAVTLGLSGCAPVPDAALEDVVPAEPAMPPVYEVVSLPAATVHVVTIPDPVRYPVQVAVVDELARVDQIASQLCGAGECVTAALNAGFFDPNNGLTTSYVVKDGALVADPNQNERLIGNPDLASYMDKILNRSEFRRYDCGGTPSYDITFHQDPVPTGCTLVDAVGAGPQLLPQDTSVEEGFVDRTARRDALGSQSPNARSAVGLKADGSVVMVMVAQVPGVSPSGMTMGEVAAFMGDRGVTQALNLDGGSSSTLMYVGTTHYGRLNNSGELVQRPVKSILWVENLPLQ; encoded by the coding sequence TTGACTGTTGGTCTTGCTGTCACTCTAGGCCTATCGGGCTGTGCCCCTGTCCCGGATGCGGCTTTAGAGGATGTCGTTCCGGCGGAACCCGCGATGCCTCCGGTTTACGAAGTCGTCAGCTTACCCGCTGCAACAGTGCATGTGGTTACTATTCCCGATCCGGTGCGCTACCCGGTGCAGGTAGCGGTGGTGGATGAGCTAGCGCGAGTTGACCAGATCGCCTCCCAACTTTGTGGGGCAGGAGAGTGCGTGACTGCCGCCCTTAACGCAGGTTTTTTTGACCCAAACAACGGCCTCACCACTTCCTACGTTGTGAAGGATGGTGCCCTGGTGGCCGACCCCAACCAAAACGAGCGGCTGATCGGCAACCCCGACCTAGCTAGCTATATGGATAAGATTTTGAATCGCTCAGAATTTCGCCGCTACGACTGCGGTGGCACCCCAAGCTACGACATCACCTTCCATCAGGACCCTGTGCCCACGGGGTGCACCCTGGTGGATGCGGTGGGTGCTGGCCCTCAGCTGCTGCCCCAGGATACGTCGGTGGAGGAAGGTTTTGTCGATCGCACCGCCCGCCGCGATGCCCTGGGTAGTCAGTCGCCGAATGCTCGCTCGGCGGTGGGCCTCAAGGCCGACGGTAGCGTGGTGATGGTGATGGTGGCCCAGGTGCCGGGGGTGTCGCCCAGCGGCATGACAATGGGTGAAGTGGCAGCCTTTATGGGCGATCGCGGCGTCACCCAAGCTCTCAACCTCGACGGTGGCAGCTCTTCAACCCTAATGTATGTCGGCACTACCCACTACGGCCGTCTCAACAACTCGGGAGAACTCGTGCAGCGCCCGGTGAAATCAATTCTCTGGGTCGAAAATCTGCCACTGCAATAG
- a CDS encoding glucokinase, with the protein MTYLLAGDIGGTKTILRLVEASEPSPSTPVILKNEFERTYSSQAYPDLVPMVKEFLHQAAVDSGHTYAPKRACFAIAGPVVDNTSSLTNLAWSLEGDRLQIELELDRVELINDFEAVGHGVFGLAAEDIHTLQAGDPDSNAPVAIIGAGTGLGQGFALATSGRPLVFPSEGGHADFAPRSELEFQLMRYLLDKHQISRVSVERVVSGQGIVAIYQFLRDREFATETPEIAEAIAAWERQTGLSTKTVDPGAVIAQAAVGCRDRLSHKAMEIFVSAYGAEAGNLALKLLPYGGLYVAGGIAAKNLDAMTAGAFLEAFTHKGRVSPLLDRVPVHIVLNPQVGLIGAALRAAAPLVNS; encoded by the coding sequence ATGACCTATCTGCTTGCCGGTGATATTGGTGGCACCAAAACCATTCTGCGCCTGGTCGAAGCCAGCGAACCCAGTCCATCGACCCCGGTAATTCTCAAAAACGAGTTTGAGCGCACTTACTCCAGCCAGGCTTACCCCGACCTAGTGCCCATGGTGAAAGAGTTTTTGCACCAGGCCGCCGTGGACTCCGGGCATACCTACGCGCCTAAGCGAGCCTGCTTTGCGATCGCCGGGCCAGTTGTAGACAACACCTCCAGCCTGACCAACCTGGCCTGGTCGCTGGAGGGCGATCGCCTCCAGATCGAACTCGAACTCGACCGGGTGGAGCTGATCAACGACTTTGAAGCTGTTGGCCACGGGGTCTTTGGTCTCGCGGCCGAAGACATCCACACCCTGCAAGCGGGCGACCCTGATAGCAATGCCCCAGTGGCCATCATTGGCGCGGGCACCGGCCTGGGTCAGGGGTTTGCCCTAGCCACGAGCGGGCGTCCCTTAGTGTTTCCGTCTGAAGGGGGGCACGCCGACTTCGCGCCCCGCTCAGAGCTGGAGTTCCAGCTGATGCGCTACCTGCTCGATAAGCACCAGATCTCGCGCGTGTCGGTGGAGCGGGTGGTGTCGGGCCAGGGCATTGTGGCGATCTATCAATTTTTGCGCGATCGCGAGTTCGCCACCGAAACTCCAGAGATCGCTGAAGCGATCGCCGCTTGGGAACGCCAAACAGGCCTCTCCACCAAAACCGTTGACCCCGGCGCCGTCATCGCCCAGGCCGCCGTGGGCTGCCGCGATCGCCTCTCCCACAAAGCCATGGAAATTTTTGTCTCCGCCTACGGGGCCGAGGCAGGCAACCTCGCTCTCAAACTGCTGCCCTACGGTGGCCTCTACGTGGCCGGGGGCATCGCCGCCAAAAACCTCGACGCTATGACTGCCGGAGCTTTCCTCGAAGCCTTTACCCACAAGGGCCGCGTCAGCCCTCTGCTCGATCGGGTACCGGTTCACATTGTGCTCAACCCTCAGGTGGGCCTGATTGGAGCTGCCTTGCGCGCCGCTGCCCCGTTAGTCAATTCCTGA
- a CDS encoding DUF433 domain-containing protein translates to MKLDRITSNPSRMDGQPCIRNLRLTVRRVLELLATYSDRNELHQEFPELEDEDIQQALIFAASYIDDRIIEISDRYETVA, encoded by the coding sequence ATGAAGCTCGATCGCATTACCAGCAATCCTTCTCGCATGGATGGTCAGCCCTGCATTCGTAATCTTCGACTTACTGTGCGTCGGGTACTTGAGTTGTTGGCAACCTATTCCGACAGAAACGAGCTACACCAGGAATTTCCAGAGCTAGAGGACGAAGACATTCAGCAGGCTTTGATCTTTGCTGCCTCCTATATAGACGATCGCATTATTGAAATTTCCGATCGCTATGAAACTGTTGCTTGA
- a CDS encoding TRC40/GET3/ArsA family transport-energizing ATPase, which produces MRVLLMTGKGGVGKTSVAAATGLRCAELGYKTLVLSTDPAHSLADSFDIDLGHEPRLVQPNLWGAELDALMELEGNWGAVKRYITDVLQARGLEGIEAEELAILPGMDEIFSLVRMKRHHDEGEYDVLIIDSAPTGTALRLLSLPEVAGWYMRKLYKPFQAVSEALRPLVQPFFRPVAGFNLPTKEVMDAPYEFYEQLIELEKVLTDAGTTSVRLVTNPEKMVIKESLRAHAYLSLYNVGTDLVIANRIIPEEVQDPFFQRMKEKQQQYRHEIHENFHPLPVKEAPLFAEELCGLESLQRLKETLYTDEDPTQVYYKETTLRVVQEEGSYSLELYLPGIPKDQIELSKSADELNVRIGNHRRNLVLPQALAALQPAGAKMEDDYLKIRFASAG; this is translated from the coding sequence ATGCGGGTATTGTTAATGACCGGTAAAGGCGGCGTCGGCAAAACCTCCGTCGCAGCCGCCACGGGCCTGCGCTGCGCAGAACTGGGCTACAAAACCCTGGTACTGAGCACCGATCCCGCTCACTCCCTGGCTGACAGCTTTGATATAGACCTAGGCCACGAGCCTCGCCTAGTGCAGCCCAACCTGTGGGGCGCAGAACTCGACGCCCTGATGGAACTCGAAGGCAACTGGGGCGCGGTGAAGCGCTACATCACCGACGTGCTTCAGGCTCGCGGGCTAGAGGGCATTGAGGCCGAAGAGTTAGCCATTCTCCCTGGTATGGATGAAATCTTTAGCCTGGTGCGCATGAAGCGCCACCACGACGAAGGCGAGTATGACGTACTGATTATCGACTCGGCCCCCACTGGCACCGCCCTGCGCTTGCTCAGTCTGCCTGAGGTGGCGGGCTGGTACATGCGCAAACTCTACAAACCCTTCCAGGCTGTTTCCGAAGCCCTGCGACCTCTGGTGCAGCCCTTCTTTCGCCCAGTCGCGGGCTTTAACCTACCCACCAAAGAGGTGATGGATGCCCCCTACGAATTTTACGAGCAGCTGATTGAGCTAGAGAAGGTGCTTACCGACGCGGGCACCACCTCCGTACGTTTGGTCACCAATCCCGAAAAAATGGTGATCAAAGAATCGCTGCGAGCCCATGCCTACCTCAGCCTCTACAACGTCGGCACCGATTTGGTGATCGCCAACCGCATCATCCCTGAAGAAGTGCAGGACCCCTTCTTCCAGCGGATGAAGGAAAAGCAGCAGCAGTATAGGCACGAAATTCATGAGAACTTTCATCCGCTGCCGGTGAAAGAGGCGCCCCTATTTGCCGAAGAACTGTGTGGCTTAGAATCTCTCCAGCGCCTCAAAGAAACCCTCTATACCGACGAAGACCCCACTCAGGTCTACTACAAAGAGACCACCCTGCGCGTGGTGCAAGAGGAAGGCAGCTACAGCCTGGAACTCTATCTGCCTGGCATTCCCAAGGACCAGATTGAGCTGAGCAAGTCGGCAGACGAGCTGAATGTGCGCATCGGCAACCACCGCCGCAACTTAGTGCTGCCCCAGGCTTTGGCGGCCCTGCAACCCGCTGGGGCCAAGATGGAAGACGACTACCTGAAGATTCGCTTTGCCAGTGCCGGCTAG
- the larE gene encoding ATP-dependent sacrificial sulfur transferase LarE, with protein MVSQKLDQLKTLFAAMDRALIAYSGGIDSTLVAKVAYDVLGDRALAVTANSPSLMPADLEEAQVQAAAIGITHEIVATHELNNPNYAANPINRCYFCKSELHDTLKPLALERGYPYVVDGVNADDLSDYRPGIQAAKERGARSPLAEVGITKFEVREISRLLGLPWWDKPAQPCLSSRFPYGEAITLEKLRRVGQAELYLRHLGLRQLRVRSQADTARIEIPVENIKEFVAATDLEALVKALQDYGFTYVTLDLEGFRSGKLNQDLPATVVSPPERSSHDLSACR; from the coding sequence ATGGTGTCGCAAAAACTTGACCAGCTCAAAACCCTATTCGCCGCGATGGATCGGGCGCTAATCGCCTATTCGGGCGGCATTGACAGCACCCTGGTGGCCAAGGTCGCCTACGACGTGCTGGGCGATCGCGCCCTTGCCGTCACTGCCAACTCTCCCTCGCTCATGCCCGCTGATTTAGAAGAAGCCCAGGTGCAGGCGGCGGCGATCGGCATTACTCACGAAATTGTCGCCACCCACGAGCTAAACAACCCCAACTACGCGGCCAACCCCATCAACCGCTGCTACTTTTGCAAGAGCGAGCTGCACGACACTCTCAAGCCCCTGGCCCTAGAGCGGGGCTACCCCTACGTGGTGGATGGCGTCAACGCTGACGACCTGAGCGACTATCGCCCCGGCATTCAGGCGGCAAAGGAGCGTGGCGCTAGGTCGCCCCTGGCTGAGGTAGGGATCACCAAGTTTGAGGTGCGCGAAATCTCGCGCCTGCTGGGGCTGCCCTGGTGGGATAAACCGGCCCAGCCTTGCCTGAGTTCGCGCTTTCCCTACGGTGAGGCCATCACCCTAGAAAAGCTACGGCGAGTGGGCCAGGCAGAGCTGTACCTGCGGCATTTGGGGCTGCGGCAGCTTAGGGTGCGATCGCAGGCCGACACCGCCCGCATTGAAATTCCTGTCGAAAATATTAAAGAATTTGTAGCTGCCACCGATCTTGAAGCCCTGGTAAAGGCGCTACAAGACTACGGTTTCACCTACGTCACCCTTGATCTAGAGGGCTTTCGCAGCGGTAAGCTAAACCAGGATCTGCCCGCAACTGTCGTTAGCCCCCCAGAACGTTCCAGCCATGACCTATCTGCTTGCCGGTGA
- a CDS encoding GIY-YIG nuclease family protein — MPSDYQPSLLSDTDLRAADLSWAYNRPAGSTMLADELQGWKQRVAQFQATVKSDPSVQGTLFEVADISSADTIDPFTLPPRNAEFWRGQFQESGVPALYFVVDHDAAVLLYVGETVKSNQRWKGVHDCKRYILSYVEAHRVHQLPVAVNIGFWLHADCDRKARQRLEQELICRWRSPFNKENWATWSTPFVGGKLDA; from the coding sequence ATGCCCTCCGACTATCAGCCCTCCCTGCTCTCCGATACCGATCTGCGGGCGGCGGATCTGTCCTGGGCCTACAACCGTCCGGCGGGATCGACCATGCTAGCCGACGAACTCCAGGGCTGGAAGCAGCGGGTGGCCCAGTTTCAGGCTACCGTCAAGTCTGATCCGTCGGTACAAGGGACGCTGTTTGAGGTAGCTGATATTTCGTCTGCGGACACGATTGACCCCTTTACCCTGCCGCCCCGCAACGCTGAGTTTTGGCGGGGGCAGTTTCAAGAGTCGGGGGTGCCCGCCCTGTATTTTGTGGTCGATCACGACGCGGCGGTGCTGCTCTACGTGGGCGAAACAGTCAAGTCAAACCAGCGCTGGAAAGGGGTTCACGACTGCAAGCGCTACATTCTCAGCTACGTGGAAGCCCACCGGGTTCACCAGCTGCCCGTAGCGGTGAACATTGGCTTTTGGCTCCACGCCGACTGCGATCGCAAGGCTCGTCAGAGGCTGGAGCAAGAGCTAATTTGCCGCTGGCGATCGCCTTTTAATAAAGAAAATTGGGCAACGTGGAGCACCCCGTTTGTAGGCGGCAAGCTGGATGCCTAG
- a CDS encoding glycosyltransferase family 2 protein translates to MAVPTVTTDAAQPMVYPSVSVIVPIYNGEANLPGLVERLMGQQYPADRVEFLLVDNGSCDRTPDLLQTATATAAAQGIRLCALTYNSIQSSYAARNAGIAAAKGDVLAFTDADCHPEPSWLGALVQPFADHSVGLVAGEIQALPSQNWLERYADRQGTLSQHNTLNHAFLPYGQTANLAVRAEILGTVGLFRPHLTTGGDADLCWRIQQATEWQLVHAADAVVCHRHRDSLKGLRSQWHRYGCSNRYLHDLHGVDLMRPLTAKEMRYRLLRWGLKELPQATAKLLRGHGTALELAITPLELWCAHARTQGQAQAELSETARTITRLGEPD, encoded by the coding sequence ATGGCGGTTCCCACTGTGACAACCGATGCGGCTCAGCCGATGGTCTATCCCTCGGTGTCGGTGATTGTGCCCATCTACAACGGTGAGGCCAATTTGCCCGGACTAGTAGAACGGCTGATGGGGCAGCAGTATCCTGCCGATCGCGTCGAATTTTTGCTGGTGGATAATGGCAGCTGCGATCGCACCCCAGACCTGCTCCAAACCGCCACCGCTACCGCCGCCGCTCAGGGAATTCGCCTTTGCGCCCTCACCTACAACTCCATCCAAAGCTCCTACGCCGCCCGCAACGCTGGCATCGCCGCCGCCAAGGGTGACGTTCTCGCCTTTACCGACGCCGATTGTCATCCTGAGCCCAGCTGGCTCGGCGCCCTGGTACAGCCCTTTGCCGACCACTCTGTCGGGTTGGTGGCAGGGGAAATTCAGGCCCTACCCAGCCAAAACTGGCTAGAGCGCTACGCCGATCGCCAAGGCACCCTGTCCCAGCACAACACCCTCAACCATGCTTTTTTGCCCTACGGCCAGACGGCAAACCTAGCGGTGCGGGCCGAAATTTTGGGTACAGTTGGACTCTTCCGACCCCATTTGACCACGGGCGGTGACGCTGACCTGTGCTGGCGCATTCAGCAAGCCACTGAATGGCAACTCGTCCACGCCGCAGATGCCGTGGTCTGCCATCGCCATCGAGATAGCCTGAAGGGGCTGCGCAGTCAGTGGCACCGCTATGGCTGCTCAAACCGCTACCTGCACGACCTACACGGTGTAGATCTGATGCGCCCCCTCACCGCCAAAGAAATGCGCTACCGGTTGCTGCGCTGGGGGCTGAAAGAATTGCCCCAGGCCACAGCTAAGCTCCTGAGAGGACATGGCACCGCTTTAGAACTAGCGATTACCCCGCTGGAGCTGTGGTGCGCCCACGCTCGCACCCAGGGACAAGCCCAAGCCGAGCTATCCGAGACTGCCCGCACCATTACTCGTTTGGGGGAACCCGATTGA